The DNA region TCTCCGCCTTCTCTCCTTCTTTCTTCAGAGCCTTTGTCCCCTCGGCCGCCTTCTCTGTGGCTGTCTCAATTCCTTCATTTGTCTTATCAGCCACAGAACCTAGAGCTTCTGTGGTTTTGTCCTTGGCATCAGAAGCAAACTCTTTTGCCTTCTCTCCAGCACTCTCTCCCGCCTTTAAAGCATTGTCTGTATCTTCTTTTGCTTTATCAACTATTGAACCTGCAACTTCCTTTGCCTTCTCATTTGCATCAAGTGCGGCTTTTTTGATGTCTTCTACGCCTTCACTGATGGATTCTGCGGCTCTGACGACTACACCGCGTCTTGTCTTTGTTGCAATTCTGTAACTTGCATGTGAGTGGTTGGAAGATGAAGCTAAGAAGACTGTGGAGGGTTTGTGAAGGGAGAGTGAAGGGACGTTAGGGAGTGGCTTTGAAAAGTGGCAAACTACTGTGCTTCTGGTGATGAGCATTGCTTCCATGTTTCTTAATTTCTTCTACTGTGTTGTGTGTTTTTGGTTTTGGAAATGAAATGAAACATGTGATTGGTTTATAGGTTGGATTTTTTGTCGCCGTTAT from Lathyrus oleraceus cultivar Zhongwan6 chromosome 1, CAAS_Psat_ZW6_1.0, whole genome shotgun sequence includes:
- the LOC127081988 gene encoding late embryogenesis abundant protein At3g53040, which gives rise to MEAMLITRSTVVCHFSKPLPNVPSLSLHKPSTVFLASSSNHSHASYRIATKTRRGVVVRAAESISEGVEDIKKAALDANEKAKEVAGSIVDKAKEDTDNALKAGESAGEKAKEFASDAKDKTTEALGSVADKTNEGIETATEKAAEGTKALKKEGEKAEKAADGAWKDTKDESQKVKDAVVGKD